A window of the Rhodoferax sp. GW822-FHT02A01 genome harbors these coding sequences:
- a CDS encoding EAL domain-containing protein, whose amino-acid sequence MLKSESGAAAWFSAASIKLAHVGPFHAGGGRNAYLNSKSMQEPPSVRQLHQVLTPVQGSMLCSEVLKLFLENEDLAALPVVDDEERPYALIERYAYIEYFSRLYSNELFGKKRLDQLGEEVEFINMQPIVVDAATSIDDVAAIIIDAGMRHMVSGFVVTLNDRYLGVGNGHDLLNHITQRKQAELYYLAHYDQLTQIPNRMLMNDRLQMACRECDRNNTLVAVMFIDVDRFKQINDTMGHRFGDFLLQAVAERLGNCIRGNDTVARLGGDEFAVLLQNLELASDANITAQRIVESFAAPFNILDREVFITVSLGLSVYPTDEKNSDNLLAKADAAMYEAKVSGRNAYRIYRPGLSMHSTDNLSLEAELRHAIERKELVLHYQPQVSVTTGAIVGVEALVRWQHPRRGLLLPSAFIGIAENSGMIVDIGKWVLQEACQQQSAWHTSHKLPLRMAVNISAVQFRREDFIDTVRATIVETGVDPGCIELELTENVAMHHADEVLHTLRELKGIGVKLAIDDFGTGFSNLSYLQRFPFDRLKIDQSFVRGIDTLPANRAIVHAIVSLARSLSLEVVAEGVETAAEFTQINACDEVQGYFHARPMPSADLQARFLAAYEGAHGRGVDSLQIC is encoded by the coding sequence ATGCTCAAATCAGAATCCGGCGCCGCTGCCTGGTTCAGCGCTGCGTCTATCAAGTTGGCGCACGTTGGTCCGTTCCATGCAGGCGGTGGAAGAAATGCCTATCTGAATTCCAAATCAATGCAAGAGCCTCCGTCCGTGAGGCAGTTGCACCAGGTTCTGACACCGGTACAGGGTTCCATGCTCTGCAGCGAAGTGCTCAAGCTGTTCCTTGAAAACGAAGACCTTGCAGCGCTTCCGGTGGTCGACGACGAGGAGAGGCCCTATGCGCTGATCGAGCGCTACGCCTATATCGAGTATTTCAGTCGCCTGTATTCCAACGAGCTTTTTGGAAAGAAGCGGCTCGATCAGCTCGGGGAAGAGGTCGAGTTCATCAACATGCAACCGATTGTGGTGGATGCGGCTACCAGCATTGACGACGTGGCAGCCATCATCATCGACGCCGGCATGCGCCATATGGTCAGCGGTTTTGTGGTGACCTTAAACGACAGATACCTGGGCGTGGGAAACGGGCACGACCTGCTCAACCACATCACCCAGCGCAAACAGGCGGAGCTCTACTACCTGGCGCATTACGACCAGTTGACGCAAATCCCCAACCGCATGCTGATGAACGACCGCCTGCAGATGGCTTGCCGGGAGTGCGATCGAAACAACACGCTGGTTGCCGTCATGTTCATCGACGTGGATCGCTTCAAGCAGATCAACGACACCATGGGGCACCGCTTTGGCGACTTTCTGCTGCAGGCCGTTGCCGAGCGGCTGGGCAATTGCATACGCGGCAATGACACCGTGGCCCGTCTGGGCGGTGATGAGTTTGCAGTGCTGCTGCAGAACCTGGAGCTGGCCAGCGATGCCAACATCACCGCGCAACGGATCGTGGAATCCTTTGCGGCTCCTTTCAATATTCTGGACCGCGAGGTATTCATTACCGTCAGCCTGGGGCTCTCCGTGTACCCGACGGACGAGAAGAACAGTGACAACCTGTTGGCAAAGGCCGACGCTGCCATGTACGAGGCCAAGGTGAGTGGCCGCAATGCCTACCGCATCTACCGGCCCGGGCTGTCCATGCATTCCACCGACAACCTGTCGCTGGAGGCGGAACTCCGCCACGCGATTGAACGCAAGGAGCTGGTGCTGCACTACCAGCCGCAGGTGAGCGTGACCACGGGCGCCATTGTCGGTGTCGAAGCCCTGGTCCGCTGGCAACACCCGCGTAGAGGCCTGTTGCTGCCGTCAGCATTTATCGGAATCGCAGAGAACAGCGGAATGATTGTTGACATCGGCAAGTGGGTCCTGCAGGAAGCCTGTCAGCAGCAGAGTGCCTGGCACACCAGCCACAAGCTGCCGCTGCGCATGGCCGTCAACATCTCGGCCGTGCAGTTCCGCCGCGAGGACTTCATCGACACGGTGCGCGCCACCATTGTGGAAACGGGCGTGGACCCTGGTTGCATTGAGCTGGAGTTGACTGAGAACGTCGCGATGCACCACGCAGATGAAGTCCTGCACACCTTGCGCGAACTCAAGGGCATTGGCGTCAAGCTCGCCATCGATGACTTTGGCACCGGCTTTTCCAACCTCAGCTATCTGCAGCGCTTTCCTTTTGACCGTCTGAAAATTGACCAGTCCTTCGTGCGGGGGATTGACACCTTGCCCGCTAACCGGGCCATCGTGCATGCCATCGTGTCCCTGGCCAGAAGCCTCTCGCTGGAGGTGGTGGCCGAAGGCGTGGAAACCGCAGCCGAGTTCACGCAGATCAATGCCTGTGATGAAGTGCAAGGCTATTTCCATGCCCGGCCCATGCCATCTGCCGATTTACAAGCCCGGTTC
- a CDS encoding Crp/Fnr family transcriptional regulator, translated as MTKALPHTAPDPRLNQILAALPAADYARLLPDLERVPLPRRWTMSESGDHVNYLHFPTSGIVSLIYALEDGSSSEIALVGNEGLIGISIYMGGDSLPSSTEVQCAGEAYRLSRKVMKHEFALGGKLQHLALLYTQALIVQTSQMAVCNQHHSVEQRFCRWVLMTVDRLQGDKMAVTHEQISLLLGVRRESVSLTAAALQNDGLISCARGSITVVDRAQLEERVCECYLAVKQECERLLPPQHTPKSAA; from the coding sequence TTGACCAAAGCACTTCCCCACACCGCCCCCGATCCCCGCCTCAACCAGATCCTTGCCGCACTGCCAGCGGCAGACTATGCGCGACTGCTACCTGACCTGGAGCGCGTGCCCTTGCCTCGACGATGGACCATGTCTGAGTCTGGCGACCATGTCAACTATCTGCACTTTCCCACCTCCGGCATTGTTTCCTTGATCTATGCACTCGAAGATGGTTCATCCAGCGAGATTGCGCTGGTTGGCAACGAAGGGCTGATCGGCATCTCCATCTACATGGGCGGTGACAGCCTTCCTTCCAGCACCGAGGTGCAATGCGCCGGAGAGGCCTACCGCCTGAGCCGCAAAGTCATGAAGCACGAGTTCGCGCTGGGCGGCAAGCTGCAGCATCTGGCGCTGCTGTACACGCAGGCACTGATCGTCCAGACATCGCAAATGGCGGTGTGCAACCAGCACCATTCGGTGGAGCAGCGTTTTTGCCGTTGGGTTCTGATGACGGTAGACCGGCTGCAGGGTGACAAGATGGCCGTCACCCACGAACAAATCTCGCTGCTGCTGGGTGTCAGGCGTGAAAGCGTCAGCCTGACGGCTGCAGCGCTGCAGAATGACGGACTGATCTCCTGCGCCCGCGGCAGCATCACCGTGGTGGACCGCGCCCAACTCGAAGAGCGCGTGTGCGAATGCTATCTGGCCGTCAAGCAGGAATGCGAGCGCCTGCTGCCGCCCCAGCACACGCCGAAGTCAGCTGCTTA